The stretch of DNA GGCGCATGCCGACCTACCTCAACCTGGCCGACCTGGACTGGGCTCAGTTCGAACAACGGCCGCTGGACAACATCCACCAGGGCCGCGCTATCGAGCGCTATCGGCTGTATTGCGGCCTGCGCCTGCAACGCCAGTTGAGCGTGCCGCCGCACGTATTGCAGCGCCTGGGCCTGAAGTCCGCCAACCCGCAGGCGTGCCAGGGCTTCTGGCCGCTGGTGGCCGCCGTGGATGCCGGCGACGCGGCCGAGGTCCGGCGCTTGCTGGCCAGCGGCGTCAGTGGCGAAGTCATGGCCGACGACGGGCGCAGTGCCCTGCTGCACGCCCTGGATGCGCCAAACCTGGAGATCGCCCGACTGCTGCTGGCCCACGGCGCCCATACCAGCGGCCAGTACAAATGGACCACCCTGGCCCTGCAGGCCATGGAGCGCGACCTCAAGGACAGCCCCGACCTGAACCAGGGCGGGCGTCTCAAATTCCTCCTGGAAGCCGGCGTCGCCATCGACGAGCAAAACAGCCGGGGCTACACCCCGCTGATGCAACTGGCCGAGCAGAAGCGCAACCTCGAAGGCTTCACCTGGCTGCTGCAACACCCGCAGAACCTCGAACTGCGCACCGTGGATGACAACGAAACCGCGCTGTACCGGGCGTTCTGGGGAAACAACTACACGGCCATGAGGCAACTGATCGAAGCCGGTGCCAATCTCAACCTGAACTACGGTCGTGGCACCTGCTCCAACCAGCAACCCGGCGGCCAGAGCCTGCTGACGTTCGTCGCCGACAAGACCTCCGCCGACGACAAGTCCCCCACTGTCAGCCAGCAGGAGACCCTGGACATGTTCACCCTGCTGCTGGAGAAAGGCGCCGATCCGAATGCCGGCCAGCGCTGCGAGAAAAACGGCCGCGCCCTGCTGCTGGGTATCCTCACCCGGAAAAAACGCGAGGACATGCTCCAGGTGCTGCAGCGCTTCGATCAAGCGCCGCCCGCAAGCTGACCCCGCTGGCGCCCCGCAATGGGGCGCCGTGCTGTTTCAAGGGGCGAATTGCGGACACAGGTTTTGGCCATATCGATCCCCTTTTGGCCGCTCCTGCCGTTCTCCAAAAGCCCCGGCGCCGCAAGACTGTGAGCACCGAACCAGCCTGCGGAGAACAAGAAATGCTGACGATCTACTCGGACGATCACCACCTGCACCACGGCCGCTGCGAACTGATCGACGGGCAACTGATGCCCTGCTTCGAAATGCCGTCGCGCGCCGACCACGTGCTGGACCGCGTGAAGTATCGCAACCTGGGCCCGGTCGAGGCGCCCAGGGACTTCGGCCTGGGGCCCATCGAGCGCATCCACAGCCGCGCCTACCTGGACTTCTTCAAGGGCGCCTGGGACCGCTGGGCCGCCCAGGGCATCGACGGCGACCTGCTGCCCTACACCTGGCCGGCGCGCACCCTGCGCAGCGTGATCCCCACCAGCCTGCACGGCCAGCTTGGCTACTACAGCTTCGACGGCGGCGCGCCGATCACCGCCGGCACCTGGCAGGCGGCCTACAGCGCCGCGCAAGTCGCCCTGACCGCCCAGGCGGTGATCCAGCGCGGCGCGCGCAGTGCCTTCGCCCTGTGCCGGCCACCGGGACACCATGCCGCCGGCGACCTGATGGGCGGCTACTGCTACCTGAACAACGCGGCCATCGCCGCCCAGGCCTTCCTTGACCAGGGCCACAAGAAGGTCGCGATCCTCGACGTCGACTATCACCATGGCAACGGCACCCAGTCGATTTTCTACGAACGCAGCGACGTGCTGTTCACCTCGATCCACGGCCACCCGGAAGCCGAATTCCCGTTCTTCCTGGGGTACGCGGACGAACTCGGCGAAGGTGCCGGCGAGGGCTTCAACTTCAACTACCCGCTGCCCGCCGGCAGCGGCTGGGACAGCTGGAGCGCGGCGCTGGAACAGGCCTGCGAGGAAATCCGCCGTTATGGCGCCGACATAGTGGTCGTATCGCTGGGCGTGGACACCTTCAAGGACGACCCGATCTCGCAGTTCAAGCTCGACAGCCCGGACTACCTGGCCATGGGGCAACGCATTGCCGCCCTGGGCACGCCGACGCTGTTCGTCATGGAAGGCGGCTACGCCGTGGAAGAGATCGGCATCAACGCCGTCAACGTTCTCGAAGGCTTTCAAAACGCCCAGTGAAGGAAACCCGCCACATGAACAGGCTCAAAAGCTACCTCTTGCCCGCGCTCTGCGCGGCGCTGCTGGGCGGTGCCGCACAGGCTGAAGAGCGCACCCTGCGCGTCTACAACTGGTTCGACTACATCACCCCCAAGGCCCTGGAAGACTTCAAGGCCGAGAACAGCCAGGTCAAGCTGGTCTACGACATCTTCGACACCAACGAGGCGCTGGAAGCCAAACTGCTGACCGGCAACTCCGGCTACGACGTGGTGGTGCCATCCAACGTGTTCCTCGCCAAGCAGATCGAGGCCGGGGTGTTCCAGCCGCTGGACCGCAGCAAGCTGCCGAACTGGAACCACCTCGATCCCAAGCTGATGCAGCTGATCGAGGCCAACGACCCGGGCAACCAGTTCGCCGTGCCCTACATGTACGGCACTATCCTGATCGGCTTCAACCCAGCCAAGGTCAAGGCCGCCCTCGGCGAGAACGCGCCGGTGGACAGCTGGGACCTGATCTTCAAGGAAGAGAACATCAGCAAGCTCAAGCAGTGCGGCGTGGCCCTGCTCGACTCGCCGTCGGAGATCCTGCCGCTGGCCCTGCAGCACCTGGGCCTGGACCCCAACAGCAAGCAGCCGGCGGACTACGCCAAGGCCGAAGCGCTGCTGCTGAAGATCCGCCCCTACGTCACCTACTTCCACTCGTCCAAGTACATGGCCGACATCGCCAATGGCGATATCTGCGTGGCGGTGGGGTATTCCGGCAGCTTCTCCCAGGCCGCCAACCGCGCCAAGGAAGCCAAGAACGGCGTGGTGGTGGACATGCGCCTGCCCAAGGAAGGGGCGCCGATCTGGTTCGACATGCTGGCGATCCCCAAAGGGGCGAAGAACCCGGACGATGCCTACCGCTTCATCAACTACCTGCTGCAGCCGAAGGTGATCGCCCCGGTCAGCGACTTCGTCGGCTACCCGAACCCGAACAAGGACGCCACTGAGCGGGTCGATCCGTCGATCCGCAACAACCCCAACCTGTACCCGACCGACGCGGCGATGAGCACGCTGTACACCCTGCGGCCGCTACCTCGCGACGCGGAACGGGCACGGACCCGGGCCTGGACCAAGATCAAGGCCGGGACCTGATTACCCGGTTCTTCCGTGGGAACGAAGCTTGCTCGCGATAGCCGCGCAGCGGCGATCTGGCCGCTATACCGCACCATCGTTTACGCCCTTCGCGGGCAAGCCTCGCTCCTACAGAAGCTTGGATACACGGCGTTTCAGCACCCCGTCAGCCCTTGCGGTTGACGCTCCTCGGCAAAGAACCACGGCCGCAGGCGCACGCCTACGCCATTGCCGATAAAGGCCGCTACCAGCCACAGCCAGCCGTGCAGGCTGCCGGAGGCGATACCGCTGAAGTAGGCGCCGATGTTGCAGCCGTAGGCCAGGCGCGCACCGTAACCCAGCAGCAAACCACCAATCACCGCCGCCACCAGCGAGCGCGCGGGAATCTTCAGGCTTGGCGCGAAACGCCCGGCCAGGCCCGCCGCCAGCAAGGCGCCGAAGACGATGCCGATATCCATCACGCTGGTGATGTCCTGCCACACCGGCGCGGCCAGGGCCTTGGCGTTCGCCGCGCCCTGCCAGAACACCCAGCTGCCGACATCCACCCCCAGCCCGCTGGCGACCTTGGCGCCCCACAGGGCAAACGCCGAGGTGATGCCCCAGGGCCGTCCGGCCAGGGCCAGGGTGGCGAAGTTCAACAGGGCCAGGGCGACCGCGCCCCACACCAGCGGCCAGGGCCCGCGCAGCAGGCGGCGCCAGCCCTGGTGCGCGCTGTCGACCGGCGCTTCCAGCGTGCCGTGGCGGCTCTTCTCCAGGCGTACCGTAACCAGGGCGATCAGGGCGAACAGACCGAGGCTGAGCCCCAATGCCGGCGCTACGCCGAAGCGCTGCACGATGGACACCGGCGGCAGCGACGGCAAGGCGAACCACCAGTCCACATGGTGGGTGGCGATCAGCGAACCGCAGATGAAAAACAGCAGGGTCACCAGCATCCGCGCGTTACCGCCGCCCACGGTAAACAGCGTGCCGGACGCGCAACCGCCGCCCAGCTGCATGCCGATGCCGAAGATGAACGCACCGACAATCACCGAGACCCCGGCCGGCGCCACCAGCCCCGTGACCGGCGAACCGAACAGGCTGCCCGCGCCCAGGGCCGGGAAGAACAGCAGCACCGCCAGCGCCAGCATGACCATCTGCGCCCGCAGGCCGGCGCCGCGACGATCGCGGATAAACACCCGCCAGGCCGAAGTGAAACCGAAGGCGGCGTGATACAGAGTCAGGCCCAGGGCCGCGCCCAGCAGCAACAGCCACACCTGGCGCGAGCCGACCTGGGCCTGCAGGAATACAGCGCCGGCCAGCAGCACGATCAAAGCGAACAAGGGCGCGCCGAACTTGCGTTCGGGCGTCGCGGAAAGAGTCAGGCTCATAAGGGTTCTCGGCAAAGACAATGGCCGCGAGTATAGCCGTCACACGCCCCAGGCCCGGCGCAGACGCTCCAGGGCACAGGCGATATCGGCTTCGGGCACCGCGGCGAAGCCCAGCACCAGGCCAGCGCGCTGGTCCGCCGGCTGGGGCGAGTCCGGCAGCCAGTAGTTGCTCAGGCCGTTGATCTCGACATCCACGGCGGCGGCCTGCGCCACCAGTTCGCGCTCCCGCGCCAGGCTCTGCACCGGGATCGTCAGGTGCAGGCCCGCCGCCACATTCGGTAACTTGCCCACCCCGGGGATATCCACAGGCCAGCCGGCCAGCAAGGCGTTGCGCCGACTCAGGGCGGCGCGGCGCATGCGCCGGATATGCCGCTGGAAATGCCCGGCGGCCATGAACTCGGCCATCACCGCCTGGGTGCTGACCTCGGAATGGCGCACATCCACCGCCCGGCGCTGAGCGAAGGGTTGCACCAGCGCCGGTGGCAGCACCAGGTAACCCAGGCGCAAGGCCGGGAACGCGACCTTGCCGAAGGTGCCGACGTACAGCACCCGGCCCTGCCGGTCGAGCGCCGCCAAGGGGGCCAGCGGCGCGCCGCTGTAGCGGTACTCGCCGTCATAGTCGTCCTCGACTATCCAGCCGTTGGTGCGCTCGGCCCAGGCCAGCAGTTCCAGGCGCCGGGCCAGGCTCAGGGTGACCCCGGTGGGGTACTGATGGGACGGCGTAACGTAGGCCAGTCGGCAATCGCTCAGGGCTGCCAGCGCCCCGCAGTCGAAGCCCTCGTTATCCACGGCCACCCCGTGCAGGCGCGCGCCGGCAATCGCAAAGGCATGCCCCGCCGCCCGATAGCCGGGGTTTTCCACAGCCACGCCGTCGCCAGGGTTCACCAGCAACTGTGCACAAAGGCTTATGCCCTGTTGTGCACCACTGGTGATCACAATTTGTTCAGCCGTGCATTGCATGCCGCGCGAACTGCGCAAGTAGGCGGCGATCAATCCGCGCAGGCGCTCCTCGCCGGCCGAATCGCCATAACACAGCTGGCCCAGATCCGGTTTGCGCCAGAAAGCCGCATTCAGCTTGGCCCAGACCTCGAACGGAAACAGATCGAAGGCCGGAAT from Pseudomonas chlororaphis subsp. chlororaphis encodes:
- a CDS encoding ankyrin repeat domain-containing protein, which encodes MNFFTGIVARHIRFCASSLALLMLAISPAVQAFDLDLAKIKWWQVSRGIVLDEPETATLQIKPFPLPGLEQLPARIVLSQYRGLFYLNAYQDAQYQQRIYKSPPLPLFSPEELRACVSPDDPIQVSDNWPPSNQLEVGLSLTPLSFNCISPDWQLSQRYLLIDQRYPQQPMLAVSHRRDLTQMDFTPLQPIGTEIEQQWLYALQRFPQWFRPFSSGTGPITFNAYAPAATADDVWARFRELHEQLRKAKDKGPGIRQVEDFFAAHDFRTMAQDRSEYPGLLNDIAYWTSEAGQLKTARPWLLEVLRREPGRMPTYLNLADLDWAQFEQRPLDNIHQGRAIERYRLYCGLRLQRQLSVPPHVLQRLGLKSANPQACQGFWPLVAAVDAGDAAEVRRLLASGVSGEVMADDGRSALLHALDAPNLEIARLLLAHGAHTSGQYKWTTLALQAMERDLKDSPDLNQGGRLKFLLEAGVAIDEQNSRGYTPLMQLAEQKRNLEGFTWLLQHPQNLELRTVDDNETALYRAFWGNNYTAMRQLIEAGANLNLNYGRGTCSNQQPGGQSLLTFVADKTSADDKSPTVSQQETLDMFTLLLEKGADPNAGQRCEKNGRALLLGILTRKKREDMLQVLQRFDQAPPAS
- a CDS encoding histone deacetylase family protein, whose amino-acid sequence is MLTIYSDDHHLHHGRCELIDGQLMPCFEMPSRADHVLDRVKYRNLGPVEAPRDFGLGPIERIHSRAYLDFFKGAWDRWAAQGIDGDLLPYTWPARTLRSVIPTSLHGQLGYYSFDGGAPITAGTWQAAYSAAQVALTAQAVIQRGARSAFALCRPPGHHAAGDLMGGYCYLNNAAIAAQAFLDQGHKKVAILDVDYHHGNGTQSIFYERSDVLFTSIHGHPEAEFPFFLGYADELGEGAGEGFNFNYPLPAGSGWDSWSAALEQACEEIRRYGADIVVVSLGVDTFKDDPISQFKLDSPDYLAMGQRIAALGTPTLFVMEGGYAVEEIGINAVNVLEGFQNAQ
- a CDS encoding polyamine ABC transporter substrate-binding protein produces the protein MNRLKSYLLPALCAALLGGAAQAEERTLRVYNWFDYITPKALEDFKAENSQVKLVYDIFDTNEALEAKLLTGNSGYDVVVPSNVFLAKQIEAGVFQPLDRSKLPNWNHLDPKLMQLIEANDPGNQFAVPYMYGTILIGFNPAKVKAALGENAPVDSWDLIFKEENISKLKQCGVALLDSPSEILPLALQHLGLDPNSKQPADYAKAEALLLKIRPYVTYFHSSKYMADIANGDICVAVGYSGSFSQAANRAKEAKNGVVVDMRLPKEGAPIWFDMLAIPKGAKNPDDAYRFINYLLQPKVIAPVSDFVGYPNPNKDATERVDPSIRNNPNLYPTDAAMSTLYTLRPLPRDAERARTRAWTKIKAGT
- a CDS encoding YeeE/YedE family protein; protein product: MSLTLSATPERKFGAPLFALIVLLAGAVFLQAQVGSRQVWLLLLGAALGLTLYHAAFGFTSAWRVFIRDRRGAGLRAQMVMLALAVLLFFPALGAGSLFGSPVTGLVAPAGVSVIVGAFIFGIGMQLGGGCASGTLFTVGGGNARMLVTLLFFICGSLIATHHVDWWFALPSLPPVSIVQRFGVAPALGLSLGLFALIALVTVRLEKSRHGTLEAPVDSAHQGWRRLLRGPWPLVWGAVALALLNFATLALAGRPWGITSAFALWGAKVASGLGVDVGSWVFWQGAANAKALAAPVWQDITSVMDIGIVFGALLAAGLAGRFAPSLKIPARSLVAAVIGGLLLGYGARLAYGCNIGAYFSGIASGSLHGWLWLVAAFIGNGVGVRLRPWFFAEERQPQGLTGC
- the pdxR gene encoding MocR-like pyridoxine biosynthesis transcription factor PdxR translates to MNSPTLPLSFNPAGIELDRGQGLSRQLYQALRQRVLDGRLASGTRLPASRDLAAALEISRNSVVRAYDQLYAEGFIEGRVGDGTYVAQLPESRLPIKKSARNLSTKVSTGLSPGLPTGLSTKCPGLPGITSSKVIHSEALERVEQHHLATSQSGPPRAFRVGIPAFDLFPFEVWAKLNAAFWRKPDLGQLCYGDSAGEERLRGLIAAYLRSSRGMQCTAEQIVITSGAQQGISLCAQLLVNPGDGVAVENPGYRAAGHAFAIAGARLHGVAVDNEGFDCGALAALSDCRLAYVTPSHQYPTGVTLSLARRLELLAWAERTNGWIVEDDYDGEYRYSGAPLAPLAALDRQGRVLYVGTFGKVAFPALRLGYLVLPPALVQPFAQRRAVDVRHSEVSTQAVMAEFMAAGHFQRHIRRMRRAALSRRNALLAGWPVDIPGVGKLPNVAAGLHLTIPVQSLARERELVAQAAAVDVEINGLSNYWLPDSPQPADQRAGLVLGFAAVPEADIACALERLRRAWGV